A stretch of DNA from bacterium:
ATCAGTTTTCCCGGGCCGTTTCGACGATAGGCAGAAACATCGGCTCATGGGCTTAACCAAAACAAGGAGATTCAAATCTTGAAAATTAGTGGCGGTTCAACGAAGAGAGGGCCGATGCGTTTAATAAATGGCCGGTCTGAAATCATGAGAGGGGTCCTCTACCTTTGCTTGGTGTTCGTCGCTGCCGTTTCAGCGCAGGTCAAAATTTTTATCGACACGGATCTCGAAGGGGTCAGCGGTGTGTTCAAATTTTCACAGACGCGCGAAAAGGACACGCCGGCAAACATCCAGGCGTGCGAATATTTTATGGGAGACCTGGCCGCGGTCATACGGGGACTGCGCGACGGCGGCGCCACCGAGATCATCGTCAACGACGGCCATGGCAACCAGGCGATCCTGCCCCATCTGATGGAACCCGGCGCCAAGTACGTGACCGGCAAGCCCCGGCCTGAGGGCAATCGCTGGAATCTGGATGAGTCTTGCGCCGGCCTGGTGATGTTCGGCTATCACGCCATGAACGGCACGCCCGATGGAGTGCTGCACCATACCCAATCCTCTTTGACTGAAAAAAAATTCTGGTATAACGGCATAGAGTGCGGCGAACTGGTGCAGACCGCTGCTGTGGCCG
This window harbors:
- a CDS encoding M55 family metallopeptidase produces the protein MRLINGRSEIMRGVLYLCLVFVAAVSAQVKIFIDTDLEGVSGVFKFSQTREKDTPANIQACEYFMGDLAAVIRGLRDGGATEIIVNDGHGNQAILPHLMEPGAKYVTGKPRPEGNRWNLDESCAGLVMFGYHAMNGTPDGVLHHTQSSLTEKKFWYNGIECGELVQTAAVAGHFGVPPILVTGDEATCREAVRFLGNEIVTVATKQGLAREAAVLYPFAETRKALYEGAKKAMAAIPRCKPFIMKPPIQVKMQFLEKDSDQPEPTLKVKEWVAQDALHLLAP